One Candidatus Dependentiae bacterium genomic window, GTTTGCCTACATCATATTTTTGTAATACAAAATCACCAATACGCATAAGATATATCTTCCATTGAGGCAATGGTTCTATGGAAATATCCTCTGAAACTGCACCATGCTCTACCATTTCATCAATTAATTCATCAAATAAAGCATCCATATCTACATCTTGCGATTCTACTTTCTTATCCATTTGAATTTGCGCAGCCTGCTCAATAAAGTAGCCCATTGCTTGATACAATAACTGCACTTCTCGCATCATACCTATTGCATCTAACCCTTCATTATTTTTTATATAAATATCCGCGCCACACTCATCAATTAGGTACCGCACTATGTGGTAATGCCCATTGCTAATAGCACAATGCAATGGTGTGTCTCCACACATGCCTTGTACATTGACATCCATTTTACACACATCTACTAAGTATTTAACTACATCAATAAACCCAAATGAACATGCGTGATGCAATAATGTATCACCATATTCATCTACATTGGTAATATCAGCACCATATTCCTCTACCAATTGCTGCACATAACTGAGAATTCCTGCTTTGGTGGCCAAGCGTAAACTATCATCAAGATCTGTTTTTGTTTTTACATGGTCAAATTGTTCGGATAATACTACTGTACTTTGTTTTTGTACCGATATATTTTTATGTGGCTGTGTAACACGAGGACGTCCACACGTAAGACTAACTAGCGAAATACCAATTATAGTTAAGATTTTTTTACAAAACATATGTTCCCTTTTTTTCAAAAAACTACAGAATACAAAGGCCTAGTATACCTCTATTTGAGCAAAGGAACAAAAATTATTCTTTTTGTTATTGAGAACCTGCACTCGCAGAATTCGATCTCACCCGTGTCTGTTCTGATCTGCTCCAACGAGATGTTGGTGTTAATGGTCGTGGTGAAGTCGGCATAGAACGTGGTGATGTAGGCGCTGGAATACCATCTATGCGTGATAAAGTATTGGACGTGTTATTGACCGGCGGAAACCCATGTTGTTTTCCTAATCTAAGAGCTTCACTGCTGCCTCTAGAAGCACTTCTCTTTTTGAGAGCTCTTGAATTTTTGACCATCGGGACATTAACTGGATCGCTACCACTATATTGCGATGGACTTTCCTGAGCGTATACATAACACCAACAACATAGCAAACTTATAGCTAATAATTTTTTCATAAATAAGCTCCTTTTTTATCTGTATACCTATTACTTTTACTTAAAATTAGGTACTAATATAACCATAAAATATTGCATTATGGCAAGATATTTTACTAAGACTCAAACAAAAAGGAAATTTATGACCAATAAAAAACCAGTTGTTTTAGTTATTTTGGATGGATTTGGCTATTCTAATGCAAAAAAATATAATGCTATTGCGCATGCACATAGACCACATTTAGATAACTGGTTTACACACTATCCACATACATTATTACAAGCTTCTGGCACAGCAGTCGGATTACCTTCGGGTTATATTGGCAATTCAGAAGTTGGTCATTTGACTATTGGTAGTGGACGTATTGTAGAACAACCAATCACGGTATTGAATAAAGCTATTTCTGACGGCTCTTTTTCCAAAAATAAAATATTACAACATGAGTTAGATATTATTGCTCAAAATAAAGGCACTTTACATATTATAGGACTACTTTCTGATGCCGGTGTACATAGCCTTGAAAATCACTTATTTGCTTTTTTGGATACAGCAGTAAATCATGGGATTCACAAGATTATAGTACATCCATTTTTAGATGGGCGTGACACGCCACCTCAATCAGCGGCAACTTATCTAAAAAAACTCGATAAAAAGTTACAAGAATTAGGACGCGGAACCATTGGTTCAATACATGGTAGATTTTTTGCTATGGACCGAGATCGCAATTGGGACCGTACCGAGCACACATACAAAGCACTTACTCAAAAAGCAGATAAACAAAAACCGTTTGCCACATGGCAAAATGCACTCGATCATTATTATCATCAATCGATTACCGATGAATTTATACCACCCACACAGCTAGCGGCAAACAGTATAATTAAACCAGGTGATGGCATAATTTTTTTCAACTTTAGACCGGATCGTGCACGGCAATTGACTGCAGCTTTTATACAAAAAGATTTTAGTAATTTTAAACGTGATTATATACCACTGAGTACTTTTATTACTCCCGTAGCATATGCTGATAATTTAAGAACAAATTTTATGTTCCCGCATTCTACCATACAACATACACTCAAAGAAATCTTGGCTAAACATAGCAAATCAATATTCAGTATTGCCGAAACAGAAAAATATGCCCATGTTACCTACTTTTTTAACGGTATGCAAGAAAACCCTGTAGCTACTGAAACTCGCATAATTATTCCTTCGTTACATGCAAAAAATTATGCCAAATATCCTTGCATGTCTGCTGCAGAAATTACCAAAACAGTTATTGATTCTTTACGTAAAAATCCACAGGATTTTTATCTGATTAATTATGCAAATGCCGATATGGTTGGTCACACGGGAAACTTTGATGCTACTGTACGCGCAGTTGAATGCCTTGATCACGAATTAGAAAAACTATATACCGTCATAATCAAAGAACTTGATGGCACCTTAATTATCACGGCAGACCATGGCAATGCAGAAGAGATGTATGATGAAAAATATCAGCAACCGCGTACGGCACATACCACTAACCCAGTACCATTTCTGGTTATTAACAAGCACATAAAAAAAGGTGAGCTTTCGCTCACCCAACTTGCTGATATAGCACCATTTATTTTAAAACTAATGCAGCTGCCCATACCCACAGAAATGATTAGGTAGTCGGTACCATATATTCAAAATACACATAACCCTCATCATCACGGTACACCTCTTGGAATCCGAGGCGTTTATATATTTTCTGTGCAGCAAAGTTTACCGTACGTGTTACTAGCTGTATTTTTTTAGCTCCTTGAGCTATTAAATCATTAACCGCAAATCTTGCGAGCTGTTCTCCATACCCCTTACCCCTAAATATTGGATCAACCGCTAAAAATAGCAAGATACCAACCTGCGGATTTTCTTTGTAATAAGCAGTAAATCCTGCCAATTGGTTATCTACACGTAATACCTTAATTTGCAATATTCCCGCATGCAAAGGATTTCTTGTGGGCGCACGGTATTTGAAAAAATACTCTGCATATTCGCGCGAATAGTCCGGCCGCGATGCGATTAACCAATACCAATTTTCTTGAAACAATTTTAAAATAGATTCTAAATCTCGTGCCTCATCATAAGTATAAAAAGGACCTTGTTCTAGTACCTGCTGCGGTTTGCTTTGATGTTGCACATAATAATAACCAACACCTGCAATACCAATTAAACTTGCTGCTATAATAATTTTTTTCATAAGCTTATTCATGAGTTCCCTTTATTTTTGGTACAGCATATTCAATGCTATGTAAAGTCAATCCTTTTGCTGCGGCTGTAGGTAATGTATTTATCGGGTTTTTTGCTTGCAACACATCACGTATATAATGTGTCGGCATATCAGGAGTTGTTGCAACTTTAAGTGCTGCACCAACCATGCGTCTAATCATATAACGTAAAAATTTTTGCGCTACGACTGTTATCCGATATGCATCCCATGACTCTACGTATTCTACAGAAATTTGATCAATCGTACGTATTTTATTAGGATCAGGTGCATCAATAGAACAAAACGAAGTAAAATCATGCGTTCCAACAAAAATCTGTAATGCACTAGTGAGCTTATCAATATCAACACGAGAAGAATAAAACCAACCATATCGTTGTACAAATGGTGATGGTTTTTTCAAAAAAACGTGATAGTGATATGTTTTACGCACCACATTATACAATGGATGAAAATCCGCAATAGAAAGATCTAATGATCTTATGATAATATCACCTGGTAATACAGCATTCCAAACACGAAGCATCGTTGCTGTATCCAAAGGCAAATCGGTTTTAAATTGCGCTACTTGCCCCTGTGCGTGTACACCCGCATCTGTACGCGATGCACCAAGAATTTTTATGGATTTTTTAAAGACATATGCAAAAGTATCTTGAAGTACTTGGGTGACCGTCATCAAATCTTTTTGTTCCTGCCACCCATGATAGTTGGTACCATCGTACGCAATTACAATTGTATACTTAAACATAGAACCTATTTTACGCGTTTACGCATTGTCTCATTTAAAACGCGTTTACGTAAACGAATAGAACTTGGTGTAACCTCAATAAGTTCATCCGGGCGTATCCATTCCATGCAACGCTCAAGGGACATTTTACGCGCTGGTGCAAGTTTAATAGCATCATCTGAACCAGATGCACGCATATTAGTTAATTTTTTGCCCTTACATGGATTTACCGTCAAGTCATTGTCTCGGCTATGCTCACCAATAATCATTCCCTCATATACTGGCTCACCTGGCTCTACAAATAAAATACCGCGTTCTTGTAAGGCATCCAGTGCATATCCGGTTACTGGTCCATTTTCCATGGACACTAATGCACCTTTAGTACGTGTTGGAATATCACCCTTGTATGGTTGATAGTCAAGAAAGCTCACGTTCAATAAACCAGTACCACGTGTATCCGTTAAGAATTGGCTTTTGAACCCAATCAAAGCACGTGATGGCACTTCATATTCCAAACGTATACGCCCATCACCAAAGGTAACCATATTTTTCATGATACCTTTACGTCTACCAAGATTTTCCATCACAGAACCTTGATATTCTTCTGGAGTATCAATCACCACAAATTCAATTGGTTCGTACTTTTGACCATCAATAGTTTTATAAATAACTTGCGGTGCAGAAACTTGTAACTCAAATCCTTCACGACGCATGTTTTCAATTAACACACCAAGATGTAATTGACCACGGCCAGATACTTTAAATATTTCCGGAGAATCAGTTGGTTCAACACGTAATGCAACGTTAGTTTTTAATTCTTTATCAAAACGATCTTTTAAATGGCGAGACGTTAAAAACTTACCTTCTTTACCATTAAATGGTGAATCGTTGACTGAGATAAACATACTGAGTGTTGGTTCATCAATTGCTACATATGGGTATGGATTTGGATTATTTGGCGCACAAACTGTAGCACCAATTGAAGGCTGCTCATTAAACCCAGTTACTGCAACAATATCACCACTTGCAGCTTCCGGCACTTCAACTTTATCAAGGCCAACAAA contains:
- a CDS encoding ankyrin repeat domain-containing protein, giving the protein MFCKKILTIIGISLVSLTCGRPRVTQPHKNISVQKQSTVVLSEQFDHVKTKTDLDDSLRLATKAGILSYVQQLVEEYGADITNVDEYGDTLLHHACSFGFIDVVKYLVDVCKMDVNVQGMCGDTPLHCAISNGHYHIVRYLIDECGADIYIKNNEGLDAIGMMREVQLLYQAMGYFIEQAAQIQMDKKVESQDVDMDALFDELIDEMVEHGAVSEDISIEPLPQWKIYLMRIGDFVLQKYDVGKQMCTAVYTKFVGIL
- a CDS encoding GNAT family N-acetyltransferase, producing the protein MNKLMKKIIIAASLIGIAGVGYYYVQHQSKPQQVLEQGPFYTYDEARDLESILKLFQENWYWLIASRPDYSREYAEYFFKYRAPTRNPLHAGILQIKVLRVDNQLAGFTAYYKENPQVGILLFLAVDPIFRGKGYGEQLARFAVNDLIAQGAKKIQLVTRTVNFAAQKIYKRLGFQEVYRDDEGYVYFEYMVPTT
- the typA gene encoding translational GTPase TypA; translation: MERSNLRNIAIIAHVDHGKTTLVDQLLQQSGTVSMAGQDRVMDSNDLERERGITILAKNTGITYGDYAINIVDTPGHADFGGEVERTLQMVEGFLLLVDAAEGVLPGTRFVLQKALQLGLQPIVFINKIDRKDADIKRTEESIHELFLDLAQDDSQLDFPVLYGSGRLGFATTDPSVESKDMQPIFDAIIKYVPAPQSQSDSLQLLITNIDHSDFLGPIAVGRIFGGELKLGQQIVLCKGDKIGAPTKVTKIFKFVGLDKVEVPEAASGDIVAVTGFNEQPSIGATVCAPNNPNPYPYVAIDEPTLSMFISVNDSPFNGKEGKFLTSRHLKDRFDKELKTNVALRVEPTDSPEIFKVSGRGQLHLGVLIENMRREGFELQVSAPQVIYKTIDGQKYEPIEFVVIDTPEEYQGSVMENLGRRKGIMKNMVTFGDGRIRLEYEVPSRALIGFKSQFLTDTRGTGLLNVSFLDYQPYKGDIPTRTKGALVSMENGPVTGYALDALQERGILFVEPGEPVYEGMIIGEHSRDNDLTVNPCKGKKLTNMRASGSDDAIKLAPARKMSLERCMEWIRPDELIEVTPSSIRLRKRVLNETMRKRVK
- the gpmI gene encoding 2,3-bisphosphoglycerate-independent phosphoglycerate mutase encodes the protein MTNKKPVVLVILDGFGYSNAKKYNAIAHAHRPHLDNWFTHYPHTLLQASGTAVGLPSGYIGNSEVGHLTIGSGRIVEQPITVLNKAISDGSFSKNKILQHELDIIAQNKGTLHIIGLLSDAGVHSLENHLFAFLDTAVNHGIHKIIVHPFLDGRDTPPQSAATYLKKLDKKLQELGRGTIGSIHGRFFAMDRDRNWDRTEHTYKALTQKADKQKPFATWQNALDHYYHQSITDEFIPPTQLAANSIIKPGDGIIFFNFRPDRARQLTAAFIQKDFSNFKRDYIPLSTFITPVAYADNLRTNFMFPHSTIQHTLKEILAKHSKSIFSIAETEKYAHVTYFFNGMQENPVATETRIIIPSLHAKNYAKYPCMSAAEITKTVIDSLRKNPQDFYLINYANADMVGHTGNFDATVRAVECLDHELEKLYTVIIKELDGTLIITADHGNAEEMYDEKYQQPRTAHTTNPVPFLVINKHIKKGELSLTQLADIAPFILKLMQLPIPTEMIR
- the truA gene encoding tRNA pseudouridine(38-40) synthase TruA — encoded protein: MFKYTIVIAYDGTNYHGWQEQKDLMTVTQVLQDTFAYVFKKSIKILGASRTDAGVHAQGQVAQFKTDLPLDTATMLRVWNAVLPGDIIIRSLDLSIADFHPLYNVVRKTYHYHVFLKKPSPFVQRYGWFYSSRVDIDKLTSALQIFVGTHDFTSFCSIDAPDPNKIRTIDQISVEYVESWDAYRITVVAQKFLRYMIRRMVGAALKVATTPDMPTHYIRDVLQAKNPINTLPTAAAKGLTLHSIEYAVPKIKGTHE